A portion of the Oscillospiraceae bacterium genome contains these proteins:
- a CDS encoding helix-turn-helix transcriptional regulator: MCTKKELPACPVETTLTMISNKWKVLILRDLLTGTKRFGELKKSLTGVSQKVLTSQLREMEENGLVERKAYPEVPPRVEYSLTPLGRSLQPIMDAMRVWGEQYKQQNA, encoded by the coding sequence ATGTGTACCAAAAAGGAACTGCCGGCCTGCCCGGTGGAAACCACCCTCACCATGATCAGTAACAAATGGAAGGTGCTGATCCTGCGGGACCTGCTCACCGGCACCAAGCGTTTCGGCGAGCTGAAAAAGTCGCTGACCGGCGTGAGCCAGAAGGTGCTCACCTCCCAGCTGCGGGAGATGGAGGAAAACGGTCTGGTGGAGCGCAAGGCCTACCCGGAGGTGCCGCCCCGGGTGGAGTACAGCCTGACCCCGCTGGGCCGGAGCCTGCAGCCCATCATGGATGCCATGCGGGTGTGGGGCGAACAGTACAAACAACAGAATGCGTGA
- a CDS encoding response regulator transcription factor has protein sequence MERILLLEDDKSLVTGLTLALGRAGYALDTARTLAEAGHLWQAGRYDLLMLDVTLPDGTGFDFCREVRRTSGVPILFLTASDEEMDIITGLDLGGDDYITKPFKLGVLLSRVHALLRRAGGFGAQQATELCSGGIRVDLLAGRAEKNGVPLELTAAEYKLLCLFLRSPGQVLTKETILNALWDCEGNYVDTNTLTVYIRRLRLKVEDDPGSPQRLVTVRGMGYRWNGDV, from the coding sequence ATGGAGCGGATCTTACTGCTGGAGGATGACAAAAGTCTGGTCACCGGGCTGACCCTTGCACTGGGCCGGGCGGGTTATGCGCTGGACACGGCCCGTACCCTGGCCGAGGCCGGGCATCTGTGGCAGGCGGGCCGCTACGACCTGCTGATGCTGGACGTGACCCTGCCGGACGGCACCGGCTTCGACTTCTGCCGGGAGGTGCGCCGCACTTCCGGGGTGCCCATCCTGTTTCTGACCGCGTCGGATGAGGAAATGGACATCATCACCGGGCTGGACCTGGGTGGTGACGATTACATCACCAAGCCCTTCAAGCTGGGGGTGCTGCTGAGTCGGGTGCACGCACTGCTGCGCCGGGCCGGAGGGTTCGGGGCACAGCAGGCCACCGAGCTGTGCTCCGGCGGCATCCGGGTAGATCTGCTGGCCGGCCGGGCCGAAAAGAACGGCGTTCCGCTGGAACTCACGGCAGCGGAGTACAAGCTGCTGTGCCTGTTTCTGCGCAGCCCGGGGCAGGTGCTGACCAAAGAGACCATTCTGAACGCCCTGTGGGATTGCGAGGGCAATTATGTAGATACCAACACCCTCACGGTGTACATCCGGCGGCTGCGGCTCAAGGTGGAGGATGACCCCGGCAGCCCGCAGCGGCTGGTCACGGTGCGGGGCATGGGCTACCGCTGGAACGGGGATGTGTGA
- a CDS encoding HAMP domain-containing histidine kinase, with protein sequence MKFLVEDDVRQLFARLCTGLAAALLAAECASWALCPALCLPLLGLFLLLSAGTLSSAAAYFARRQKRLEEAAAQVRALLDGDATARLDSGREGQLYRLFHEVNEMAAVLNAHADREQREKQFLKNTMADISHQLKTPLAALNIYNGLLQAGTDDAENVRELAELSEQELDRMEQLVQSLLKLTRLDAGTVQLEKTEQDLQGLLEQTARLFACRARQEQKQLAVTAEQGVCLCCDRVWMREAVGNLIKNALDHTRAGDTVTVEGSRFADFVRIRVVDTGTGIHPEDLPHLFKRFYRSRFAQDTPGIGLGLPLAKSIVEVHGGTLEVESELGRGTAFTILLRNRPAPAIPTKL encoded by the coding sequence ATGAAATTTCTGGTGGAGGACGATGTCCGGCAGCTGTTTGCCCGGTTGTGCACCGGGCTGGCTGCGGCCCTGCTGGCGGCAGAATGCGCGTCGTGGGCACTGTGCCCGGCACTGTGCCTGCCGCTGCTGGGGCTGTTTTTGCTGTTGAGCGCCGGGACGCTGAGCAGTGCCGCTGCTTATTTCGCCCGACGGCAGAAACGGCTGGAGGAAGCGGCTGCGCAGGTGCGTGCCCTGCTGGACGGGGATGCTACTGCCCGGCTGGACAGCGGCCGTGAAGGGCAGTTGTACCGGCTGTTCCATGAAGTGAATGAGATGGCGGCAGTGCTCAACGCCCATGCCGACCGGGAACAGCGGGAAAAGCAGTTTTTGAAGAACACCATGGCCGATATCTCTCACCAGCTCAAGACGCCGCTGGCCGCTCTGAATATCTACAACGGTCTGCTGCAGGCCGGAACGGATGACGCAGAAAATGTGCGGGAGCTGGCCGAACTTTCCGAACAGGAGCTGGACCGGATGGAACAGCTGGTGCAAAGTCTGCTCAAGCTCACCCGGCTGGATGCGGGGACTGTACAGCTGGAAAAAACGGAACAAGATCTGCAAGGTCTGCTGGAGCAGACTGCCCGGCTCTTTGCCTGCCGCGCCCGGCAGGAGCAAAAGCAGCTGGCCGTCACGGCAGAGCAGGGGGTGTGCCTGTGCTGTGACCGGGTGTGGATGCGCGAGGCCGTGGGCAACCTGATCAAGAATGCGCTGGACCACACCCGCGCCGGGGACACCGTGACGGTGGAGGGCAGCCGCTTTGCCGACTTTGTGCGCATCCGGGTGGTGGACACCGGCACCGGCATCCACCCGGAGGACCTGCCCCATCTGTTCAAGCGGTTCTACCGCAGCCGCTTTGCGCAGGACACGCCGGGCATCGGGTTGGGGCTGCCGCTGGCGAAATCCATTGTGGAGGTCCACGGCGGCACACTGGAAGTGGAAAGTGAGCTGGGCCGGGGCACCGCCTTCACCATCCTGCTGCGGAACAGGCCCGCTCCGGCGATTCCTACAAAATTGTAG
- a CDS encoding ABC transporter ATP-binding protein produces MNLLQAQALCKTYGTGETAVQALKDVSFSVPKGEFVAVVGESGSGKSTLLNLLGGLDTPTSGKVLLDGRDLFAMKERERTIFRRRNIGFVFQAFNLIPELTVEQNILFPVLLDYQKPDTAYLEELLDVLDLRKRRSHLPGQLSGGQQQRVAIGRALITRPALILADEPTGNLDTRNSGEVIALLKEASRKYAQTIVMITHSRSIAQTADRVLQVSDGVLTDFGRCAE; encoded by the coding sequence ATGAATCTGTTGCAGGCACAGGCCCTTTGCAAGACTTACGGCACCGGCGAGACTGCCGTGCAGGCGCTGAAGGACGTGAGCTTCTCGGTGCCCAAGGGCGAATTTGTGGCCGTGGTGGGCGAGAGCGGTTCCGGCAAGAGCACTCTGCTCAATCTGCTGGGCGGGCTGGACACCCCTACCTCCGGCAAGGTGCTGCTGGACGGGCGGGATCTGTTTGCCATGAAAGAGCGGGAGCGCACCATCTTCCGCCGCCGGAACATCGGCTTTGTGTTTCAGGCGTTCAACCTGATCCCGGAGCTGACCGTGGAGCAGAATATCCTGTTCCCGGTATTGCTGGACTACCAGAAGCCGGACACGGCGTATCTGGAAGAACTGCTGGATGTGCTGGACCTCCGCAAGCGGCGCAGTCACCTGCCCGGCCAGCTTTCCGGCGGGCAGCAGCAGCGCGTGGCCATCGGGCGGGCGCTCATCACCCGTCCGGCGCTGATTTTAGCCGATGAGCCGACCGGCAATCTGGACACCCGCAACAGCGGCGAGGTGATCGCCCTGCTGAAGGAGGCTTCCCGCAAATACGCCCAGACCATCGTCATGATCACCCACAGCCGCAGCATCGCCCAGACGGCAGACCGGGTGCTGCAGGTGTCGGACGGCGTGCTGACCGACTTCGGGAGGTGCGCGGAATGA